One segment of Acropora muricata isolate sample 2 chromosome 8, ASM3666990v1, whole genome shotgun sequence DNA contains the following:
- the LOC136926407 gene encoding uncharacterized protein — MSSQVTPKDSCIISICDSPSSISARTVTNEIALVERGQSNANVNEEFLQAIAEIYKPVLRLLKLSGVYFGSATLVTTIYPSNQGKGNLLSRFYCGIVAVGLWFDFLMPVVSVFCGADIYLNIMNLGWCLLVALLGTTCLIVLPSTSTKASRFENFIRKVASTEIEIPRLAKVKSRSRMYLILFLLYAMVSLAGAFVTALLLQLSIGNAWPWKRWPVFRIISLIVLSCSCGVWFFPIAFFCTTCLMLETLFDNFHKKTSLPHSANSLDISYLRQQHHSLCQVVDFADRLFSPLLLEVVGFSIPVMCFNFYQLIHSQNVKDIAFVISVLFWLLSSATIMAAVLINGSRVNEKIHAVQKILQPLPIATEDEGKLLIFLMDLHGEPRGLSIGGLSVITKSLSITVVGVIISYAAVILSLPG; from the exons ATGTCTTCTCAAGTGACACCAAAGGATTCGTGTATAATCAGCATCTGCGACTCTCCTTCGTCAATTTCAGCCAGAACAGTAACCAACGAAATAGCTTTAGTCGAAAGAGGCCAAAGCAATGCGAATGTCAACGAAGAGTTTCTACAGGCAATTGCGGAAATATACAAACCGGTTTTGAGGCTGCTGAAATTGTCAGGAGTGTACTTTGGAAGTGCAACATTGGTTACAACTATTTATCCCTCCAATCAAGGAAAAGGAAATCTCCTCTCTAGGTTTTATTGTGGTATTGTCGCTGTGGGCTTGTGGTTCGATTTTCTTATGCCTGTGGTCAGCGTATTTTGTGGGGCTGATATTTATCTTAACATCATGAATCTCGGGTGGTGTCTTCTTGTTGCACTTCTTGGGACCACGTGCTTAATTGTCTTGCCCTCGACTTCAACCAAAGCttctcgttttgaaaattttatccGCAAAGTCGCCTCTACTGAAATTGAAATACCAAGACTAGCAAAGGTGAAATCGAGATCAAGgatgtatttaattttgttCCTACTTTATGCCATGGTTTCATTAGCTGGTGCATTTGTAACCGCCCTGCTCCTGCAATTGAGTATAGGCAATGCATGGCCTTGGAAAAGGTGGCCGGTCTTTAGAATAATCTCCCTTATAGTTCTCTCTTGCAGTTGTGGTGTTTGGTTTTTCCCGATTGCTTTCTTTTGCACAACGTGTTTAATGCTTGAAACACTGTTTGATAACTTTCACAAGAAAACATCACTACCACATTCTGCAAATTCCCTTGACATATCCTATCTGCGGCAACAACATCACAGCTTGTGTCAAGTGGTGGATTTCGCTGATAGACTATTTTCTCCTCTTCTCCTTGAGGTGGTTGGTTTTTCCATTCCTGTCATGTGTTTTAATTTCTACCAACTGATTCACTCCCAGAATGTTAAGGACATTGCATTTGTTATCAGCGTTTTGTTTTGGCTTCTAAGTTCGGCAACAATCATGGCTGCTGTACTGATAAACGGCTCCAGGGTCAACGAAAAG ATTCACGCTGTTCAAAAGATTTTGCAACCACTCCCTATTGCAACGGAAGATGAAGGAAAG ttATTGATATTTTTGATGGATCTTCATGGTGAACCAAGGGGCTTATCTATCGGTGGACTGTCAGTAATTACTAAATCTCTTTCCATAACG
- the LOC136924726 gene encoding threonylcarbamoyladenosine tRNA methylthiotransferase-like, with protein sequence MPACELELCDIEDAVSKDDITPNDRIIHRNIVLPKKRLRSARKVNDELPVGDSIIPGTQKIYIKTWGCSHNNSDGEYMAGQLAAYGYKITEDSGAADLWLLNSCTVKNPSEDNFRNAVKKAQELDKHLVVAGCVPQGQPKHQIIKGISVIGVQQIDRVVEVVEETLKGHTVRLLGQKKVAGKKSGGAPLDLPKIRKNPLIEIIAINTGCLNQCTYCKTKHARGDLGSYQPDEIVARAKQAFEEGVVELWLTSEDTGAYGRDIGVTLPELLWQLVEVIPEGAMLRIGMTNPPYILEHLEEMAKILSHPRVYSFLHVPVQSASDSVLADMKREYCADDFRNVVDFLKEKVPGVTIATDIICGFPTETWEDFQETVALVEQYKFPSLFINQFYPRPGTPAARMKRLPTEEVKRRTREISKVFHSYQPYDHKVGERQIVLITEDSKDGAHFVGHNKYYDQVLIHKSEGDLMGKMVHVEILSAGEHFQMARMLHEMAVQSPGSVEPLPKGAVSGLRTRHMPTDIVQNGEDPWSNWKRAAMVVLLAAVLIDVLRLLYLWKHK encoded by the exons ATGCCAGCTTGTGAGTTGGAATTGTGTGATATTGAAGATGCTGTGAGCAAAGATGATATTACACCTAATGATCGTATAATTCATCGGAACATTGTCCTTCCCAAGAAAAGACTAAGGTCCGCACGGAAAGTTAATGATGAATTGCCAGTGGGGGACAGTATCATTCCTGGAACTCAGAAGATTTACATCAAAACCTGGGGATGCTCACATAACAACAGTGATGGTGAATACATGGCAGGACAATTAGCTGCCTATGGGTACAAAATTACAG AGGATTCAGGTGCTGCAGATTTGTGGTTGCTAAATAGCTGCACAGTAAAAAATCCATCAGAAGACAATTTCAGAAATGCAGTAAAGAAAGCACAAGAACTTGACAAACACTTGGTGGTGGCAGGTTGTGTACCTCAAGGACAACCAAAGCATCAAATCATCAAAGGGATCAGTGTGATTGgg GTGCAGCAGATTGACAGAGTAGTGGAAGTTGTGGAAGAGACATTAAAAG GTCATACTGTAAGGCTTCTTGGTCAAAAGAAAGTGGCAGGAAAGAAGAGTGGTGGAGCACCACTTGATTTACCGAAGATAAGGAAAAATCCCCTGATAGAAATCATAGCAATTAACACTGG GTGTCTCAACCAATGTACTTATTGCAAAACAAAGCATGCTCGTGGAGATTTGGGAAGCTACCAACCTGACGAGATTGTTGCCAGGGCTAAGCAAGCATTTGAAG agGGAGTCGTGGAGTTATGGTTGACCAGTGAAGATACAGGAGCGTATGGTAGAGACATTGGTGTGACATTGCCTGAGTTATTGTGGCAACTTGTGGAAGTTATACCAGAGGGAGCCATGTTGAGGATTGGAATGACAAATCCGCCATACATTCTGGAACATTTAGAG GAAATGGCCAAAATTCTGAGTCATCCCCGGGTGTACAGTTTTCTACATGTTCCAGTGCAAAGTGCTTCGGATAGTGTGCTTGCCGACATGAAAAGAGAATATTGCGCGGATGattttagaaatgttgttgACTTTCTCAAAGAGAA GGTCCCTGGCGTCACCATAGCAACGGATATAATCTGTGGTTTCCCGACGGAAACATGGGAAGATTTCCAGGAGACAGTGGCGTTGGTGGAGCAATACAAATTCCCCAGTCTCTTTATTAATCAGTTCTACCCACGACCAGGGACTCCTGCAGCGAGGATGAAGAGACTTCCAACAGAGGAG gtGAAAAGGAGAACAAGGGAGATCTCTAAAGTATTCCATTCCTATCAACCATATGATCACAAG GTTGGAGAACGACAGATAGTTCTCATAACAGAGGATTCAAAAGATGGAGCTCATTTTGTCGGACATAATAAATATTACGATCAG GTCCTCATTCACAAGAGTGAAGGAGATCTGATGGGCAAAATGGTTCACGTGGAAATTTTATCTGCTGGGGAACACTTTCAAATGGCGCGCATGCTCCATGAAATGGCAGTGCAGTCGCCGGGGTCAGTGGAACCACTCCCCAAGGGCGCGGTCAGCGGTTTAAGAACTAGGCATATGCCTACTGACATTGTACAGAATGGAGAAGACCCTTGGAGTAATTGGAAAAGAGCGGCAATGGTTGTTCTTTTAGCCGCAGTTTTAATTGATGTTTTAAGACTTCTGTATCTGTGGAAGCACAAATGA
- the LOC136924715 gene encoding tyrosine-protein kinase sid-3-like, protein MDKEDAAKELEKVKNLLRDVQLDHFYQQIHGKLHINRLYHFEHVTGEDLDELGMAKPEQRRLFEALKKAKKKSLFSSFRRKKTKKTDSSCEAPVDQMSSYGAVGDSLTCLISEKSLTLHEMLGNGAFGYVRRGKWAKDSHKKLNVAVKCLRAWNEQAFQQMQMEFIKEANAMSLLDHPHIIRLYGVVLSAPMMLVTELAPLGCLLTRLRDEPHNFTVSRLSEFVVQIASGMAYLESHRFVHRDLAARNLLLESYVKVKIGDFGMMRVLSAEDDHYTMQPGGKIPFAWCPQEVLKFRKFSHASDVWAFGITVIELFSYGMEPWPGLNGAEVLDKVDMPLCERPKKPDHCPTDIYNILTSCCWAHEPHQRARFSVLQKMYKELQPVNATAVYPYKSKSQGSLTFEAGDIITLLDASRNVSWWKGQNTRTKRVGMFPSELVDSGLKRAVSPPSFAISPRQRSTSKQNSEKCTKLANCECGSVHIYETPVLLDSASFFRTNSTEYSYKSSVSVESDVTSSTDADSGYSSSIDIRRTNNISNNENSPERKKGSLGASYENTNIVVPNAKRPVSGYVFMSPAFSNGPVSNPIPIPKQMSGEQRYARLDHNVQAGPVLSTDKCPLDFSGHSDTHITMKSPVSLETQPLSNTSAAPFQGDPTLPQNLASITGQIFSPDSRTPLRATVSQRSSAGSSRAQDEDDVYVELSKPASNITPFPSVKQVSVPSSKDLAKYNIENSYENHCVFQKGETSHSKHDERIRSLSAPHTRSDNIEPNANTLSQTNCYENHKLHSYKDASSSSRVSYDNWKLQNTTSNAAEKRPPSYENVKVSIEEKTSHENDPVPLNEETETLKSSNLKLNYENFVPESPTSSYENFTPENSQDDTDTFDLGNEGMTESLRTLILRNRKDGKCSSSQGLSCSLPENSRCVDVISDSNEAIKLVLEKRNSVVLTKAGSASHIEQIDCSSNEGNGGPANQASAYGDLDDFQPVPPPRWKHLRRIGKTCQNPCSQGRWSVLLNPEIATALKQWYIGTADNTVDGSVVPGSQKESLESDEPALLPNGHDKNNGESSSSHRDPPCNAYENVMLQGTKSSLEASSSLLPELPLKKKQTSSGNGTSRALHYENVKLMNIVPNGSLVRDLETCVPPPLPRKMSQKNEYACGITPDSTPLERLVDLRQKCNRRATYDSIPF, encoded by the exons ATGGATAAGGAGGATGCTGCGAAAGAACTagagaaagtgaaaaatttattgAGGGATGTACAACTCGATCACTTCTACCAACAAATACACGGAAAATTGCATATCAATCGACTCTACCATTTCGAACATGTAACGGGAGAAGATCTCGATGAGTTAGGAATGGCGAAGCCAGAACAACGAAGACTTTTTGAGGCcttgaaaaaagccaagaagAAATCCCTTTTTAGCAGCTTTAGACGAAAG aaaacaaagaaaacagactCCAGTTGTGAAGCTCCAGTAGATCAAATGAGCAGTTATGGTGCTGTTGGTGATTCTTTGACTTGTCTAATAAGTGAGAAATCACTGACCTTGCATGAAATGCTTGGAAATGGTGCCTTTGGGTATGTTAGGAGAGGAAAGTGGGCCAAAGACTCCCACAAGAAG CTGAATGTAGCAGTGAAATGCTTGAGAGCATGGAATGAACAAGCATTCCAGCAAATGCAGATGGAATTTATCAAAGAAGCTAATGCAATGAGCTTATTGGATCATCCCCATATTATTAGGCTTTATGGTGTTGTTCTCTCTGCGCCAATGATGttg GTAACAGAACTAGCTCCCCTTGGCTGTCTTCTTACTAGACTAAGAGATGAACCACATAACTTTACTGTCTCTAGACTCAGTGAATTTGTGGTTCAAATTGCATCAGGGATGGCTTACCTTGAGTCACACAGATTTGTCCACCGTGATCTTGCAGCCAGAAATCTGTTGCTGGAATCTTATGTGAAAGTCAAGATTGGCGATTTTGGAATGATGCGTGTGTTATCTGCAGAGGACGACCACTATACAATGCAACCTGGTGGAAAAATTCCATTTGCTTG GTGTCCACAAGAAGTTCTTAAATTCCGCAAATTTTCCCATGCATCTGATGTTTGGGCCTTTGGAATTACTGTGATAGAACTTTTTTCCTATGGAATGGAGCCCTGGCCAGGTTTGAATGGGGCAGAG GTGTTGGACAAAGTAGATATGCCATTGTGTGAGAGACCCAAGAAACCTGATCATTGCCCCACGGACATCTACAATATCTTGACATCTTGCTGTTGGGCGCATGAGCCACACCAACGAGCAAGGTTTAGTGTACTGCAGAAAATGTACAAGGAG CTGCAACCTGTTAATGCTACAGCTGTTTACCCTTACAAGAGCAAAAGCCAAGGAAGCCTGACATTCGAGGCAGGAGATATCATAACACTTCTTGATGCCAG TCGAAATGTCTCATGGTGGAAAGGACAAAATACGAGGACTAAACGTGTTGGAATGTTCCCTTCGGAGCTTGTAGACAGTGGATTAAAACGAG CTGTATCTCCGCCAAGTTTCGCAATCTCACCTAGACAAAG GAGTACATCAAAGCAAAATAGCGAAAAGTGCACCAAACTCGCAAACTGCG AATGTGGAAGTGTTCACATTTACGAGACTCCTGTCCTCTTGGATTCAGCCAGCTTTTTCAGGACTAACAGCACTGAATATTCATATAAGTCAAGTGTTTCTGTTGAAAGCGACGTGACGTCCTCAACTGATGCTGACAGTGGGTATTCCTCCAGTATAGACATCAGGAGAACTAATAACATTTCAAATAATGAAAACAGCCCGGAACGAAAAAAAGGGTCCTTGGGCGCTTCATACGAAAACACAAACATCGTGGTACCGAACGCCAAAAGACCTGTTTCGGGGTACGTATTTATGTCCCCTGCTTTTAGCAATGGTCCTGTGTCCAATCCAATACCTATTCCAAAGCAAATGTCGGGGGAGCAAAGGTATGCCAGACTAGACCACAATGTTCAGGCTGGTCCAGTTTTATCCACAGACAAATGTCCTTTGGATTTCAGCGGCCATTCTGATACTCACATTACTATGAAGTCCCCAGTTTCGCTTGAGACGCAACCGCTCTCAAATACCTCAGCAGCGCCTTTCCAGGGAGACCCAACTCTTCCGCAGAATTTAGCTTCAATTACTGGACAAATTTTTTCGCCGGATAGTCGAACGCCGTTGCGTGCGACTGTTTCACAAAGATCGAGTGCGGGTTCTTCAAGAGCACAAGACGAAGATGACGTGTACGTAGAATTATCAAAGCCAGCATCAAATATTACACCTTTCCCTTCGGTTAAGCAAGTCAGTGTCCCTTCTTCCAAGGACTTAGCGAAGTACAATATCGAGAATTCTTATGAGAACCACTGCGTTTTCCAGAAAGGGGAAACAAGCCACAGTAAACACGATGAACGAATCCGTTCCCTTTCGGCTCCCCATACACGCAGTGACAATATAGAACCTAATGCAAATACATTGTCTCAGACCAATTGCTATGAAAaccataaattgcattcatataAGGATGCTTCAAGCTCATCGCGCGTAAGCTATGATAACTGGAAGCTACAAAACACGACAAGCAACGCGGCGGAGAAGAGACCACCTTCTTATGAAAATGTTAAAGTGTCAATCGAAGAAAAGACCAGCCATGAAAACGACCCTGTTCCCTTAAACGAGGAAACTGAAACCCTGAAATCCTCAAATTTGAAGCTTAATTACGAGAATTTCGTGCCTGAGTCCCCAACATCAAGCTATGAGAATTTTACGCCAGAGAACTCGCAAGATGACACGGACACCTTTGACCTAGGAAACGAAGGGATGACTGAATCTTTAAGAACATTGATTTTACGTAATAGGAAGGACGGAAAGTGCAGCAGTAGCCAAGGACTGTCGTGTTCGTTACCCGAAAATTCTCGCTGTGTTGACGTGATCTCTGATAGTAACGAAGCCATAAAATTGGTTCTGGAAAAACGGAATTCAGTCGTTCTAACAAAGGCTGGAAGCGCCAGCCATATAGAACAAATAGATTGTTCCTCCAATGAGGGAAATGGTGGCCCCGCCAATCAGGCAAGTGCTTATGGCGACTTAGATGATTTTCAGCCAGTGCCTCCGCCGAGGTGGAAACATCTTAGGCGGATAGGGAAAACGTGTCAGAATCCCTGCTCTCAGGGACGATGGTCAGTTCTCCTTAACCCTGAAATTGCAACTGCGTTGAAACAGTGGTACATTGGGACAGCAGACAACACTGTGGACGGAAGTGTCGTCCCAGGATCTCAAAAGGAAAGTTTGGAATCTGATGAACCAGCTTTGCTTCCAAATGGGCATGACAAGAATAATGGAGAAAGTAGTTCCTCTCATCGAGACCCTCCCTGTAACGCATATGAAAATGTCATGTTGCAGGGAACGAAGTCTTCTCTAGAGGCGTCCTCAAGTCTCCTACCAGAGCTTCCACTTAAGAAGAAGCAGACTTCTAGTGGTAATGGTACATCAAGAGCACTCCATTATGAGAATGTAAAGTTGATGAATATTGTTCCTAATGGAAGCCTTGTGCGTGACCTTGAAACGTGTGTTCCCCCTCCGCTGCCTAGGAAAATGTCACAGAAGAATGAATACGCGTGTGGGATCACACCAG ACTCTACTCCCTTGGAACGTCTCGTAGATTTGAGGCAAAAGTGCAACAGACGGGCCACATACGATAGTATTCCATTCTGA